Part of the Butyrivibrio fibrisolvens genome, ATCATGCCGTGCTTTTAATAGTTTTATTAAATTCATGAGCATGATATATGGAGATTTTCATTCTGCCCGGGGTCCACATGTCTGAGCGAAGCGAGTTTGGACCCCAGAATGGAAAGCTCCAGATATCATACCATGAATTATAAAACTATTAACAGCACGGCATGATATATATACTGCCTGCCCCTGTAAAGACTTTGGGGATGCTGGCCCGTTCAATTGGGAAGCTTTAGTTGTTTATAGATAAGACTCAAAAATTAACTACTATAACTATCTTTCCTTCTATATAGTCAGCTTTGACACCGCAGTTCATACGCTCAGCAAATATCTTGACTATAGAAAGGCCAAGACCTGTTGAAGAGCTTCTGGCATTTTCTACTGTAAAAAACCTGTCGAACAATTTGCTAACATCTACACTGGAGAGATTTGGGGCAGAGTTTGCAAACCTAAGTCTGCCATCATCCGATAATGATATCTCCAGATCACCACTACTATATTTAAGTGCATTACTAAAAAGATTGTTTATGATCCTTTCTACATAAGTTGGATAAAGATTTCGAACAATCTTTTCCTCTGTAATATCTATGACAGGGGCAATTCCTCTTGCCTTCAGCGACGGATAATAGTTCATGATACAGTCTTCAAGCAGCTTGCCGATGTTGACATCCTGCTTTTCTTCTGTAATCTCACCACCTGTTACTATCGAGTATTCAAAAAGCTCTTCTGTAAGCTTTTTCATATGCTCTGTTCTGCCCTTTATTATTGAAAGATATTTGTCCATTTCAGGGCTGCAGTCCTGTCTTTGCGCAAGCTCAAGATATCCACTTATGGCTGTAAGAGGCGTCCTTAGATCATGTGAAATATTGGTTATAGCCGATTTTATCTCCTGATCACCGTGTTCATACCTGTTATAAGAATCTCTCAGCTTTACAAGTGTCTTATTAAGAGTCCTGGCAAGTTCTAAAATCTCCTTATCCCTGCTTGAAACTGTCAGAACTGTATTGGTATGAATACCGGCTCTCTCCTCATAGTTTTCTCTTAGTTCCTTGATCGATAGCTTCATTGCGATTATCTTCATGATCAATATTATTATAACTATCAGGCAGATTATAAGCAGGTATTTCATTTAGTAAAAGCTCCTTTGGCTCTTTTTAAGGTCTTTATGACATAAAAAAGGTCAAAAGAGATTTTTTGACCTTTCTTCATAATTCATTTAGTAATCAATTGGATCTATGGGTGTAACTTCATAGTAGCATATCAAAGCATCATAGCGGTCTGCAAGTATCATAGATGTTCTATGGCTGTTAAAAAGATCATTTAAAGGTGAATAGCCCTCACCGACAAGTCCTGTAAAAACGTAGCTGTGAAGCTTTTTGTATACACTACTATTTTCATCTGTTACCTTTGAGAAATCAAGGCAGTATGTGCCATTTTCAAAAAACCTGGCCTGATAAGCAAATGGATCATCAGAGACGTAGAAGTGATCCTTCCTCTCATAGTTCTCTTCATAAGTTCCGGCAGTATGGATATTTACATTTCCTTCATAGAATCCCGTACCAATGCAGAAATAGCTTCCTTCAAACAGAGCGTCTATTCTATCACCCATAGTGTCATCATCTGCAGCAGGGAGCACGCTGGATCCGCCCTTCATAACATGCGCATTATGAGCAGTTATAACTACCTGAGCATAACCACGAGCATCTTCAAGTTCAGAATAGTCTTTCAAAAGCTGTGCCATCTGAAAATCCCTGTTTTTGCCAAATTCATCTTGATCTTTATCATAATCCGGCGCATCAATGTGAAGGACTACGCACTTGGCTACAATAGATAACTGCCTTTCTTTAAGTCCTTCTTCTTTAGAAAGGCGCTGGGACAGCTTATCAAAAAAATCTCTGTCAGCTTTGTAATCATCCTTGGTTTCTGTTTTTATTGATAAGAGTTTTTCTTTTTCCTCTAGGGTAAAAAGAGTATCATTCTCATCACAAAGCTCCTGCATATAGGTGATAGCTGTCTGGGCTCCCTGAATATCGACACCATAGAACATTAAGGACTCTTCATAGGGAACTGTCATATTATAATCTCTCATCCACTTAAGAAGCTGCACCATTTCATCAGTATCATAAAGTGGATAGCTCTGCTTTCCTATCACTTGTACAAGATCGGAGCTTTTATCATGTATTGCATCATTGATCATGGCTGCATCGCCAGTAGCCATCTCAAAGCAGATGCAGCGGCCTTCGCCTTCATTTACAACTTTTTCAAGTACTGCCTTTTTAGCAAGTTGAAATTCGCGGTTTCCATGAGTAGCTTCTCCTATTCCAACTACTCTCACACCTTCCGGAATCTCAAACTCATCAAAAGTCTGTGCCACATCCTCTATTCCATCAATTTTTTTTACATCGTTAAAGGCATTTGTATATTTAAAAAATGAAAGAAGTGCGATGAAAACTACAACTACCATCGTACTTATCATGAAAACAAATCTGTATCTACGCAACTTTATAATCCTCTTTTCCGCAATCAAGACTGTATATCATAAACATATATTCTTGAATATGAAGTTTAAGAACTAATCAAATAAGCTAATTATATCGATTTAGTCGTTGGGCTATATATGTTTCCTAATAAAATGCAGGTCATTTTAAATCTCTCTTGTTAAGTCCAATACAGCCCAAAAGTATTGAAATAACAATTATCAAAACTGAAATTATAAGCTGATTTATATTCCCAGGATTTGTCTGCGGATCAGCAAATCCTGCCTGTATCAGCCATTGACCGAATACCGAAGCATTATAGATGATCCTGCCAATTGTATAAGCTGTTCCTTTTAGAATAAATGCAAGGAAGAAATTACCGATCATAACTATGTTATAGGCAAGGTTCAGAATTACAAAAGCACATATTGCCACTAATACTGTCTTTTGCACACGCATTGCTACAAACTCCATAACAGATATATATCCGCACATGGCAAAAAATAAAATAACTGTTGTTATGGCAAGCTCCGTGCTTATCTTTGCGCCGCCTATTACTCCGGCAAGGAAATAGCATACTGTCATCCCCAAAAGCGCTGTTATATGTGAAAAAAGTATACCAAGATAAACCTGCTTTTGCGAAAAGCCTGCTACGAGTTTATTTCTGATAGTGCCATCGCGATATTCCTCGTTGGTATAAAGAGGTACAAATATCGTAAAAAAGGCCATCATAGCTATATTTATAAATATCATCCTACCGGCACATCCCATTCTTTCAAATCGTCCTGTCATACCCATCAGATTGGCTGTAAATACGAGGGTTATAACGAACGCCAGAATGCATCCAAGGATAAATATGCGATTTTTTAGAATTCTATATATACCGGATATATATATGTTTTTCATTTAAGCCTCCTGCTAAGGATAATCATGTGTATTTATGACTATCGACTTGTATACCAATAATATTGTTATCTTTTTCTTTTTGATATTAGTTTCTTATGATATCAGGTTCTTTTGATAGCAAGTTCTTTTTGGTATCATTTTCTTTTTCTATATTTTTTATTTTTTTGATATCATATGTTTTTTATCAGTGTATTTCTTTCCTTTCAACAACCACTAGTCCTATTATTACCGAGATCAGTATAAGTCCTGTACATCCTGCAAGGTAGCTGGCGCTATCCCAATGCGGCTCTATTGAAAGATAAGAATACGGTATATACCTGTCGATAAATTTGTACAATAAAAGTTTTGAACCTGTTAATGTACAATTCCCTTTTTCCGGATACAGCTTATCAAGTACATGAGTATCAAGTGTCTCAAGTCCAAAAGCAATCGCAAGTCCAACTACATAAGAAAGCTTACTTCCACCAAGCACCATAATAAGTGATGCAGAAAAAGCTCCTATCGCCATACATGATAAGGTGATTATAAGCCAGTAATCTGCTATCTCAGAAACCTTATAGTTCATAAACCCTTCTGAGAATATAGGCAAAACAGCCATAGAAGATACAAATGCTATAAATGAAAGCAGCGCCCCCAGAAGCATCCCACTTATCACTACTGAAAGGAAGGCATCTCTTCTTTTTACACCCGATATAAGCTTGTTGCGGATACATCCGTCTTCAAAGTCTCCCTGCATTACCAGAAGCGTTGTTGCGGTTACTACAAATACTGCAATATTGGTAAAAGAAAAAGCTATATCATCCGATGCAACCTGACCTTTTATAAACAAAACGGTAAGCATCCAGATTATAAGACTTGCAAATATCTGGTATAACAGGATTACTATGACTCCCAGATAAAAACCTCGGCTAAAAAATATCTTTCTGGTATCAGCATACAGATTTCTGAACATTTTCTCCGCCTCCAAGTAATGATAGATAGAATGCCTCGAGGCTTTCGTCATGCTCTTCCATGGTAAATATAGAACATCCAACTTTGTCGAAGCCCTTGGCAATTTCAGAAAAGTTGATCGATGAATATACATCTGCTGTGCTGTTATCGATAACCTTGTACTCTATACCTTTTTCCTCCATGACTTTTGTAAGAAGTCCTACATCACTTACCTTCATACGTACTGACTTACGACACTCTTTTTTGAGCTCCTTGCTGCTCATCTGGCGGACTATATGCCCTTTATCAATAAAACCGTAATTAGTTGCAATCTTGGAAAGCTCATCTAAGATGTGGCTTGATATAAGGAAGGTAATTCCCCGCTCTCTGTTAAGCTTAAGAATCAATTCTCTTATCTCTATAATTCCCTGAGGATCAAGACCATTGATCGGCTCATCAAGTACGATAAAGTCAGGATCGCCGCAAAGAGCTACTGCAATTCCAAGGCGCTGACGCATTCCAAGTGAAAAGTGTCTTGCTTTCTTCTTGCCGGTACCTGAAAGTCCTACCAGGCTTAAAATCTCGTCAACACAGCTAAAATCCGGCAGCCCCAGCATCAGGCACTGCTGTATCAGATTGTCTCTTGCAGACATATCTTTATATATTGCAGGGGATTCTACAACTGCCCCCATCCTGCGTCTTGCCTTTGAAATATCTGCATCGTCTGCTGTTTTGCCAAAAAGCTCGTAAAATCCGCTGCTAGCTTTTTGAAGCCCGCACATGATCCTGATAAGTGTTGTCTTTCCTGCTCCGTTCTTTCCTACAAAACCATATATTGCACCTTTAGGTATCTCCATATTTACGTCAGAAAGAGCTGTAAACTTTCCGTATTGTTTACTTATTCCATTTGCTTTAAATACGTATTCCATAATTAACCTCATGTCGCGAGTGAAACGAGTTACTAATGGTTCAAATTGATGGAGCTCGCGTCATCACAATAAAAATACCACCCTCCGGTCAAGAAAGTGGTATAGAAAACGTCAAGATATGGTCAAGATTCGTGAAATTGAAATCCTATTCCATAAATTGCCTCAATATGATCAATATTATCAATCTGCTGGA contains:
- a CDS encoding ABC transporter permease, whose translation is MFRNLYADTRKIFFSRGFYLGVIVILLYQIFASLIIWMLTVLFIKGQVASDDIAFSFTNIAVFVVTATTLLVMQGDFEDGCIRNKLISGVKRRDAFLSVVISGMLLGALLSFIAFVSSMAVLPIFSEGFMNYKVSEIADYWLIITLSCMAIGAFSASLIMVLGGSKLSYVVGLAIAFGLETLDTHVLDKLYPEKGNCTLTGSKLLLYKFIDRYIPYSYLSIEPHWDSASYLAGCTGLILISVIIGLVVVERKEIH
- a CDS encoding sensor histidine kinase; protein product: MKYLLIICLIVIIILIMKIIAMKLSIKELRENYEERAGIHTNTVLTVSSRDKEILELARTLNKTLVKLRDSYNRYEHGDQEIKSAITNISHDLRTPLTAISGYLELAQRQDCSPEMDKYLSIIKGRTEHMKKLTEELFEYSIVTGGEITEEKQDVNIGKLLEDCIMNYYPSLKARGIAPVIDITEEKIVRNLYPTYVERIINNLFSNALKYSSGDLEISLSDDGRLRFANSAPNLSSVDVSKLFDRFFTVENARSSSTGLGLSIVKIFAERMNCGVKADYIEGKIVIVVNF
- a CDS encoding ATP-binding cassette domain-containing protein, with the protein product MEYVFKANGISKQYGKFTALSDVNMEIPKGAIYGFVGKNGAGKTTLIRIMCGLQKASSGFYELFGKTADDADISKARRRMGAVVESPAIYKDMSARDNLIQQCLMLGLPDFSCVDEILSLVGLSGTGKKKARHFSLGMRQRLGIAVALCGDPDFIVLDEPINGLDPQGIIEIRELILKLNRERGITFLISSHILDELSKIATNYGFIDKGHIVRQMSSKELKKECRKSVRMKVSDVGLLTKVMEEKGIEYKVIDNSTADVYSSINFSEIAKGFDKVGCSIFTMEEHDESLEAFYLSLLGGGENVQKSVC
- a CDS encoding erythromycin esterase family protein → MRRYRFVFMISTMVVVVFIALLSFFKYTNAFNDVKKIDGIEDVAQTFDEFEIPEGVRVVGIGEATHGNREFQLAKKAVLEKVVNEGEGRCICFEMATGDAAMINDAIHDKSSDLVQVIGKQSYPLYDTDEMVQLLKWMRDYNMTVPYEESLMFYGVDIQGAQTAITYMQELCDENDTLFTLEEKEKLLSIKTETKDDYKADRDFFDKLSQRLSKEEGLKERQLSIVAKCVVLHIDAPDYDKDQDEFGKNRDFQMAQLLKDYSELEDARGYAQVVITAHNAHVMKGGSSVLPAADDDTMGDRIDALFEGSYFCIGTGFYEGNVNIHTAGTYEENYERKDHFYVSDDPFAYQARFFENGTYCLDFSKVTDENSSVYKKLHSYVFTGLVGEGYSPLNDLFNSHRTSMILADRYDALICYYEVTPIDPIDY